AGCACGATACCGGCGGGGTTCTTCGTGTTCTCGAGGATCGTGCGCCAGGCGACGGCCACCTCGTTCGCGTCGCCGGGACGGACGACGTCGAGCCCCGGGACGGTGCGGAGCGAGGAGAGCTGCTCGACCGGCTGGTGCGTGGGCCCGTCCTCGCCGAGTCCGATGGAGTCGTGGGTCCATACGTAGACCGCCGGGACGCCCATGAGGGCGCCGAGGCGCACGGCCGGGCGCTGGTAGTCGCTGAAGATCAGGAAGGTGCCGGAGAAGGCGCGGGTGCTGCTGTGCATGACGATGCCGTTGACGATCGCGGCGGCGGCGTGTTCGCGGATGCCGAAGTGCAGCACACGGCCGTAGGGGCCGCCGGACCATGCCTTGGTCTGCCGGTTCTCGGGGACGAACGACGCCGCGCCCTCGATCGTGGTGTTGTTCGACTCGGCGAGGTCGGCGCTGCCGCCCCACAGTTCGGGGAGTGCGGGGCCGATCGCCGTGAGGACCTTGCCGGACGCGGCACGCGTGGACATGTCCTTGCCCGCCTCGAACGTGGGCAGGCTCGCCTCCCAGCCGTCGGGCAGCCTGCGCTCCTGGATGCGCTCCAGCAGGGCCGCCTCCTCGGCGTGGCCGGCCTTCCAGGAGTCGAAGCCCTCCTGCCAGGCGCTGTGCGCCTCGGCGCCGCGTCCCACCACGCCACGTGCGTGCTCCAGGACCTCGGGGTCGACGTCGAAGTGCTTGTCCGGGTCGAAGCCGAGGGCCTCCTTGAGGGCTGCGACCTCGTCCTTGCCGAGCGCGGACCCGTGGATCTTGCCCGTGTTCTGCTTGTTCGGGGCCGGGTAGCCGATGATGGTGCGCAGCGAGACGATGCTCGGCCGGGAGGTCTCGTTCTTCGCGGCCAGGAGTGCCGTGTAGAGCTCGGCGACGTCCTCGACGTACTCGCCGGTCTTCGTCCAGTCGACACGCTGGGTGTGCCAGCCGTACGCCTCGTAGCGCTTCAGCACGTCCTCGGTGAAGGCGATGTCCGTGTCGTCCTCGATGGAGATGTGGTTCTCGTCGTAGAGCACCACGAGGCTGCCGAGCTGCTGGTGGCCCGCGAGGGAGGACGCCTCGGACGTCACGCCCTCCTGGAGGTCGCCGTCGGAGGCGATGACCCAGATGTTGTGGTCGAAGGGGCTGGTGCCGGCGGGGGCGTCGGGGTCGAACATGCCGCGCTGGCGGCGCTGCCCGTAGGCGAAGCCGACCGCCGTGGACAGGCCCTGGCCGAGGGGTCCCGTGGTGATCTCCACGCCCCGGGTGTGACGGTACTCGGGGTGGCCCGGGGTGAGGGAGCCCCAGGTGCGCAGGGCCTGCAGGTCGGCGATCTCCAGGCCGTAGCCGGAGAGGAACAGCTGGATGTAGAGGGTCAGCGAGGTGTGCCCGGGGGAGAGGACGAAGCGGTCGCGACCGGTCCACTCGGCGTCCGTCGGGTCGTGCCGCATGAGCCGCTGGAACAGGAGATAGGCGGCCGGGGCGAGGCTCATCGCCGTCCCGGGGTGTCCGTTGCCCACCTTCTCGACGGCGTCGGCGGCGAGGACACGCACGGTGTCCACGGCCTTCTGGTCGAGCTCGGTCCAGGTCAATTCCTGCTGTTGGGTCTGCGGCACGTTTCCGGGCCCCTCTCTGTCCGGAACGGCACCCTAGCCGGCGACGGCGTACCTCGAGGCACGCCGTCGGGCTGGCCGTTCACCGTTGAATCATGCGAAGTTCGGCTCCGACCGGGGACAGCACGGAATCCGGACGACATGGTCCGGACGTGCATCCACAGCGGGCTTTCGAATCCACACTATCCCTTCCGGACAGCGTTGCGCCGTGGGAGGCGAAGAATGTCCTTCCGCGTACGCGGGGGTTGCGCGGCGGTGCTCCGGCCCCTCCGTCCGCGCCCGGCACCGGCCGCGGACGTCGGCGGATCGGCCGGCTGCGCCGCGCATGCCGCGCCGTGCGACAGGGAGGGGCGGGGAGCGCCACGGACCGCGGCGGCCCGCAAGGGGCACGGCGGCGGGACCGGGCCCGATTTCTACACAGCGTAAAAGGGTATGATGGCTATGTCTTTTACTCCGGAAAGAAACGAAAGTGTTGCCTCGTGAAGACCCAGCAGGCCCCTGCTCCGGCACGTTCCCCGCAGGCCCGTCAGGGTTTCGGCCGCAAGGCGAAGGCCTACCTCGCGCTGACGAAGCCCCGCGTGATCGAGCTTCTGCTGGTGACCACTCTTCCCACCATGATCTTCGCGCAGGGCGGCTTCCCGCCGCTCGGGCTCATCCTCGCGACCATGGTCGGTGGCGCACTCGCGGCCGGCAGCGCGGGCGCCTTCAACTGCTACATCGACCGTGACATCGACAAGCTCATGCACCGCACGGAGAACCGTCCGCTCGTCACGGGCGAGGTGACGCCGCGCGAAGCCCTCGCCTTCTCCTGGATCCTCGGCCTCGTGGCGATCGCCGTCCTCTGGTTCGGCGCCAACCCGCTCGCCGGGATGCTCGGCGTCGCGGCGATCTTCCTGTACGTCGTGGTCTACACCCTCGTGCTCAAGCGCCGCACGTCGCAGAACATCGTCTGGGGCGGGGCGGCCGGCTGCATGCCCGTGCTCATCGCCTGGGCCGCCGTCACGCATTCCGTCGAGTGGCCCGCCGTCGTGCTGTTCCTCATCATCTTCCTGTGGACGCCCCCGCACTACTGGCCGCTGTCCATGAAGTACGGCGACGACTACCGTGCGGCCAGCGTCCCCATGCTCGGCGCCATCGCCGGCGCGCGCGTGGTGTCCGTCCAGGTGGTCCTCTACGCCTGGGCGATGGTGGCCTGCTCGCTCCTGCTGATCCCCGCGGGGGCAGGCTGGGTGTACTCCGTCGCGGCGCTCGTCGGCGGCGCCTGGTTCATCCGCGAGTCCCACCGGCTGTACTCGCTGGCCCAGCAGGGCGAGCTGAGCCCCAAGGCCGCCATGAAGGTCTTCCACGGCTCCATCAGCTACCTGACGGTGCTGTTCCTGGCCCTGGCGATCGACCCCTTCGTCGGATCGGCCGTCCTGGCCTGACCCGGCTCGGCCGTCCTGGCCTGACCCGGCGCAGGAGGCGGGCGTCGTCCGCCTAGGCTTGCTGTCATGGACTTCACCGGACTCATCGCCTACCCCATCACCCCGTTCGACGCCGAGGGGTTCGTCAGCCACGACGACCTCCGCGGCCTCGTGAGCGGCCTGGCCGCGTCCGGGATCGACGCCGTCACTGTGCTCGGATCCTCGGGCAGCTTCGCCTACCTGGAGCGCTCCGAACGCGCGCAGGTGGCCCGGACCGCCATCGAGGCGATGGACGGCCGGCTCCCCGTCGCGGTGGGCATCAGCTCCGTCGGCACCCGCGAGGTGCTCGATGCCGCCGTCGACGCCCAGGCGGCCGGCGCCGACGGTCTCGTCCTCTCTCCCGTCTCCTACGTGCCCCTGACCGACGACGAGGTGCTGGCCCAGGTGCGCGCGGTGTGCGCCGTGACGGATCTGCCGGTCTGCCTGTACAACAACCCCGGCACGACGCAGTTCGACTACTCGCTGCGCGTGGTGGCCGAGCTGTCCGCCCTGCCGCAGGTCGTCGCGTTCAAGGACACCGCCGCCGATGCGGAGACCTTCAACGCCCGGCACGCGGAGCTCGCACCGCTCGTGGGGGACGGTTTCAGCCACGGGGTGAGCGGTGACCTGCTCATGCTGACCGGGGAGGTCGCGGCCGACGCGTGGCACAGCGGGCCCGCCGCGCTCCTGCCGACGTACTACGGGCGCCTCCGCGCCGCCGTCGTCGCCGGGGACCGCGCCGAGACCGAGCGCGTGCGCTCCGTCCTCGGACCCCTCGTGGATCACGTGGCAGGGCTGCGGAAGATCAGCGGCCTCCACCTGCTGGCCCGCGCCTGCGGCATCGCCGCGGGAGATCCGCGCCCGCCCCTGCTGCCGAGCCCGGGGTCCGAACTGCGCGAGCTCGGGCGCCTCCTCGACCTCCTGGAAGCGGAGTTCCAGGACCGCTGAGGCGCGGTGCGCCGGCATCGACCGGCGTCGACCTGTCGGCCGCCGCTCCACTCACCACACGATGACGGGCGAGCCGCACGCCGGTGGTGCGGAGGGCGTCTACGCCACGGACTGCCGCTCGCCGGCCCGGGTAGCGGTGGCGGGCAGCGGCTTCGTGGTGGTCCCGGTGTAGAGCGCGTGGACCGCCGCGGCCATGAGCAGCGACGCCCCGAGCATGTGCAGGGCCACGAGGGCGATCGGCAGGTGCAGGAAGTGCTGCGTGTACCCGATGACACCCTGGGCGACGACGATGGCGGCGAGCATCACGAGGGCCTTGCGCAGTGCCCCGTGGACACGGTCGCGGTAGGCGACCACGACGGCAAGGGCCACCGTGGCGACGAGCAGGTACACCGGGAGGGCGTGCAGGCGGGTGACCAGGAGCGCGTCGAGCCCGTTGCGCGCGGCCCCGTGATCTCCGGCGTGCGGGCCGGACCCCGTCACGACGACCCCCAGGAGGACGGCGACCGAGGTGAGCACCGCCGCGATCACGAGCAGGCGGCGCAGGAGCGGCGGCGCGGCCGGTGCGCGGCGTTCCCGGTAGTCCGCCGTGGTGAGCCGCGCACGGTTCACCAGCACCGTGGCGAGCGCGACGAGGACCATCGACACGACGAAGTGGAGTCCCACGATCCAGGGATTGAGGCCGGTCCACACCGTGATGCCGCCGATGACGGCCTGCGCGGGGATGCCCAGGAAGAGCCCGACGGACAGCCGGAACAGGTCCTTGCGCTCCCGCCGCATGCCGAGGACGGCGACGATCATCGCCACGGCGATGACGACCAGCACGAAGGTCAGGAGCCGGTTGCCGAACTCGATGACGCCGTGGAAGCCCATCTCCGGGGTGGTGATGATCGAGTCGGGCGTGCAGCGCGGCCACTCCGGGCAGCCGAGCCCGGACGCCGTGAGGCGGACAGCGCCGCCCGTGACCACGATGGCGATCTGCGAGACCAGGGACGCCACGGCGAGCCGGCGCACGAGCGGCGTCGTGGTGCGGGGGAGGGTGTCCGGGATGCGGGACAGGACGGGGAAGGTCATGCGTTCAGCTCCATTTGAACCAGCGGATGGCCGCCAGACTGGCGAGGGTGGCCCAGGCGAGGAGCACCAGGCACGGGATCGGATCGAGGACGCCGTCCAGGAGGGCGTCCCGCAACCCGTCGCCCAGGGCGGCGGACGGGAGGACGGCGACGAACGGCTCGGCGGCGGCGGGCAGGCTCGCCGCCGGGATGATGACCCCGCCCGCCGCGGCGAGCAGGATCCACACGAGATTGGTGACGGCGAGTGTGGCTTCGGGGCGAAGGGTCCCGGCCACGAGCAGGCCGAGTGCCGTGAAAGCTGCCGAGCCGATGAGCAGCAGGAGCGCCGCCGGGAGCAGTCCCTCGGGCCGAGGCGACCAGCCCATGAGCAGGGCGGCGCCGCCGATCACCACCAGCTGGACGGCGAGGACGGCGGCGACGGCCACCGCCTTGCCGAGGATCAGCCCCGACCGCCCGAGGGGCGTGGTCGAGAGGAAGCGGAGGACGCCGTACCGGCGGTCGAAGCCCGTGGCGATGCCCTGACCGGTGAAGGCCGTGGACATGGTGCAGAGGGCGAGGACGCCGGGAGCGGCGATGTCGATGCGGCTGGGGCCGTACGCGTCGAGCAGCGGCGTGATCACCAGGGCGGTCAGGGCCAGGAGCGGGAGCACGATGGCCAGCACGAGCTGCTCGCCGTTGCGGAGCATGGCCAGCGCCTCGTAGCCGCCGTGGCGCAGCACGCGTGCGGCGAGGGGTGCCGCCGTGCCGGGGGAGGATGGCCGGGCCGCGGCGCTCGTGGTCATCGGATGCTCCGTCCGGAGATGTCGAGGAAGACGTCCTCGAGTGAACGCGGTGCCATGGAGATGGCCGTGGGCATGACGCCGCGCGCATCCCACCACCGGGCGAGATGCGCGATGTCGGCGGCCGTGAGGGCTCCGCGGAGGACGTACTGTCCGGGCTCGTCCTCCCGCTGGTGCAGGTGGGGGAGGAGGTCCGGCGGGATCGTGAGCCCGGGCACGGCCTCGAAGCGCAGCTCACGCATGCCGTCGGCGTCCTGGTCCGCGGTGAGGGCCGCCACGGTGCCCTCGGCGACGGTCCGGCCGCCCTCCAGGATGTACACGTAGTCCGCGAGCTTCTGGGCGTCGTCGAGCAGGTGCGTGGTCAGGATGACGGCGAGGCCGTCCGCCCGCAGCTCGCGGATCAGCTCGAACACGATGGTGCGCGACTGCGGGTCGAGACCGGCGCTCGGCTCGTCGAGGAAGACCACCTCGGGCCGTCCCACGAGGGCGCAGGCGAGGGCCAGGCGCTGCTTCTGCCCGCCCGAGAGCCTCCGGATGGACACGGTGCCGAACTCGTCGAGGCCGAGGCGCTCGGCCAGGGCGTCGACCGGCAGCGGTGAGCTGTACATGGAGGCGACATGCTTCAGGAGGGCCAGCGGGCGCACGGACGGCGGGAGCCCGCCGTCCTGAAGCATGACGCCCACCCTCGCGCGCAGGTGCGGTGTCGCCCGGTAGGGATCCTCGCCGAGCAGGCGCACGGTGCCGCCGTCGGCCCGCTGGAGCCCCTGGGCGCACTCGAGGGTCGTCGTCTTCCCGGCGCCGTTGGCCCCGAGGAGGACCGTCACGGCCCCGCGCTCCGCGCTCAGGCTCACGCCCTCGAGCACGCGCACCATCCGCCCGTCGAGGGCGCCGACGGGACCGAAATCCTTGATGAGACCGTCGATCTCGAGGGCGGGAGGAGGTGTCGGCACCCCTCTATTCTACGTCAGGTAGTAATCCGTCCGGGGCTCCCGATGGGTAGCCTCGCCTAAGTGGTGGCACGGAATACATTAGGTCATGCTTGTGTTGTCTAATGTGTCGCCGATGGGAGGAGAGGACATGACCGCATCACCCCGTGCTGCCTCCGACCCTGCTGCCGGCGCTCCCGCCGGACGGACCGCGCAGATCGTCTCGCCGGACCCGGACGAGCGCACGCGCGACCGCGTGCTGTCCGCGGTCCTCGAACGGGGCCCCGTCAGCGCTGCCGAACTCGGCGACGGCCTCGGGTTCACCCCGGCGGCCATGCGCCGCCACCTCGACGCCCTGTGGCAGGACGGCCTCATCGAGGTCAAGCAGGCACGCAGCTCGGCGACCGGCGCCGGTCGACCGGCACGGCGCTATGTCCTCAGCCAGCGCGGACAGGCCAAGATGGGCAACGACTACCTCGACATCGCCACCGCCGCCCTCGCGCAGCTCGGTGCAGCGGCCGGTCCCGAGGCCATCGAGGAGTTCGCACGGCTGCGGTTCTCCGGCATGGAGGAGCGCTACCGCCCCCTCGTCGAGGCCGCGGGCCCCGATCTCGAGGCACGCGCACGCGCCCTGGCCGCCGCACTCAGCGCCGACGGGTTCGTCGGGTCCACGAAGACCGTGGGCCTGCCCCAGGGACGCGGGACCCGGGTGCTGCCGGCAGGCCGCCCCGTCATGCTCAGCGTCCAGCTCTGCCAGGGGCACTGCCCCATTCAGGGCCTCGCCTCCGCCTTCCCCGCCTTCTGCGAGCAGGAGACCGGCGTGTTCGCCCGCCTGCTCGGCGTCGACGTGCGTCGCCTGTCGACGCTCGCCGCCGGCGGGCACGTCTGCACCACCCACATACCCCTGGGACGGACGACGGCGGTGCCCGCACCGGGCACCCCCGACGCCTCCGGGCCCGCCGCTCCTCCGGCGGAGCCGGCCGCGGCGTCCCCCAGCAACCCAGCAACGTTATCCATCCATCAGCAAGGAAGGCCATGATGACGGATCAAGTAGACCGCAAGCCAGTTGCTTCGGCAGTGCCGGAGTCGGTGATCACCGACATCCTGGAGAAGAACCCCGAGCTCGAGGGCATCGGCACCTACCAGTACGGCTGGGCCGACAAGAACGAGGCGAGCGACAACGCGCGCCGCGGCCTGAGCGAGGAGGTCGTCCGCGACATCTCCGCCAAGAAGAACGAGCCCGAGTGGATGCTCGACCTCCGCCTGAAGGGCCTCAAGTACTTCGACCGCAAGCCCATGCCCGCGTGGGGTGCCGATCTCTCCGGGATCGACTTCGACAACATCAAGTACTTCGTCCGCTCCACCGAGAAGCAGGCGAACACGTGGGAGGACCTCCCCGAGGACATCCGCAACACGTACGAGAAGCTCGGCATCCCCGAGGCCGAGCGCGCCCGCCTCGTGTCCGGCGTCGCCGCCCAGTACGAGTCCGAGGTGGTCTACCACCAGCTGCGCGAGGACCTGGAGCGCCAGGGCGTGATCTTCCTCGACACGGACACCGCGCTGCGTGAGCATCCGGAGATCTTCAAGGAGTACTTCGGCACGATCATCCCGGTCGGCGACAATAAGTTCGCCTCGCTGAACACGGCCGTGTGGTCCGGCGGGTCGTTCGTCTACGTGCCCAAGGGCGTCCACGTCGAGATCCCGCTGCAGGCCTACTTCCGGATCAACACGGAGAACATGGGCCAGTTCGAGCGCACGCTGATCATCGCGGACGAGGACTCCTACGTGCACTACATCGAGGGCTGCACCGCCCCGATCTACACATCCGACTCCCTGCACTCGGCCGTCGTCGAGATCGTGGTCAAGAAGGGCGCCCGCGTCCGGTACACCACCATCCAGAACTGGTCGAACAACGTGTACAACCTCGTCACCAAGCGCGCCATCGCGCACGAGGGCGCCACCATGGAGTGGATCGACGGCAACATCGGCTCGAAGGTCACCATGAAGTACCCCGCCGTGTACCTGGTGGGCGAGCACGCCAAGGGCGAGACCCTCTCCATCGCCTTCGCCGGCGAGGGGCAGCACCAGGACACCGGCTCGAAGATGGTGCACATCGCGCCGAACACCAAGTCCTCGATCATCTCGAAGTCCGTGGCGCGTGGCGGTGGACGGGCCGCCTACCGCGGCCTCGTCCAGGTCCGCGACGGCGCCAAGCACTCCGCGAACACGGTGCGCTGCGACGCGCTGCTCGTGGACACCATCTCCCGCTCGGACACGTACCCGTACGTGGACATCCGCGAGGACGACGTGACGATGGGCCACGAGGCCACGGTGTCGCGTGTCAGCGAGGAGCAGCTGTTCTACCTCATGTCCCGCGGGCTCCCCGAGGACGAGGCCATGGCCATGATCGTGCGCGGCTTCATCGAGCCGATCGCCCGTGAGCTGCCCATGGAGTACGCGCTCGAGCTGAACCGGCTGATCGAACTGCAGATGGAAGGGGCCGTAGGCTAGCAATGGCTGAGACCACCCACACGGAAATTTCACCCGCCGCCCCCGAGGGAGAGGTCACCGATCTCGGCGACCTCGACGAGAAGGCACGCCTCGGCGCGCCGTCGGGCGCCGCGGACCGCTCCACCGCGATCGACGGGTTCACGGAGGAGGGCGAGAGCCTCTCCGCCCGGAACACCGGGTCCGAGCAGCTCGGCCTCAAGAAGCACAGCCACGGCAACGCCCCCGTGGTGCCCGAGGCCTCGCGCGGGGAGCGGCGCCGGTCCTTCGACCTCGCCGACTTCCCCGCCCTCACGGGCCTCGAGGAGGACTGGCGGTTCACCCCGCTCAAGCGCCTCCGCGGGCTGCACACCGACGAACTTACCGGGGCGGCCCCCGCCGTCGAGGTCACCGGCGCCGGGAACGTCACCGTCGAGACGGTGGACCGCAGCGATGCCCGCCTGGGCTCCGCGGCGACGCCCGAGGACCGCGTCTCCGCCGCGGCGTGGAACGCCTTCTCCGAGGCGACCGTCATCACCATCCCGAAGGAGACGGTGGCCGACGGCGAGGTCATGGTCAGCATCACCGGGTCGGCCTCCGAGGTTGCGGCGCAGCACCTCCACATCCATGCCGAGGCCTTCTCCAGGGCCGTCGTCGTCCTGGACCACTCCGGTTCGGCCACCCTCGCCCAGAACGTCGAGATCGTCGTCGGCGACGGCGCGGAACTGACCGTCGTGAGCGTCCAGGAATGGGACGACGACGCCGTCCACGTCTCCTCGCAGCAGGCGAAGGTGGGCCGCGACGCCCGCTACAAGCACGTCGTGGTCAGCCTCGGCGGCGACCTCGTGCGCCTCACGCCGTCGTCGATCTTCACCGCCACCGGCGCTGAGGTCGAGATGTACGGGCTGTACTTCGCCGACGCCAGCCAGCACCTCGAGCAGCGCCTCCTGGTGGACCACGCCGTGCCGAACTGCAAGTCCCGCGTCACCTACAAGGGCGCGCTGCAGGGCGACAACGCGCACACCGTGTGGGTGGGCGATGTGCTGATCCGCAAGGCCGCCGAGGGGACGGACACCTACGAGACGAACCGCAACCTGATCCTCACGGACGGCGCGCGGTCCGATTCGGTGCCGAACCTCGAGATCGAGACGGGCCTCATCGAAGGTGCGGGACACGCCAGCGCCACCGGGCGCTTCGACGACGAGCACCTGTTCTACCTGATGGCGCGCGGCATCCCCGAGAAGGCCGCACGCCGCCTGGTGGTCCGCGGCTTCCTCACCGAGGTCATCCAGCAGATCAAGGTGCCCCGCCCTCGAGGAGAGGCTCTCCGAGTCGGTGGAGCGCGAGCTCGCGGCAGGGAACCTCTGATGGCCGACGGGCCCCGCGGCGAGCTGATCTGCGATGTGGGCGACATCGAGGTCAAGCAGGCGCTGCGCGTGCTGATCGACGACTATCCCGTCGTCATCGTCCGCGATTCGGACGGCGAGATCCACGCACTGGGCGACACCTGCTCGCACGCGGACATCTCGCTGTCCGAGGGCGACGTCGAGGGCTGCGCCATCGAATGCTGGGGCCACGGGTCCCAGTTCGACCTGCGCAGCGGCCAGCCGCTGCAGCTCCCGGCGTACGAGCCCGTCCCGGTGTTCGCACTCGAGATCCACGACGGCAACGTCTACGTCGACATCACGACGGTCACCAACGGAGCCCCCGCGCCGCAGTTCGGCTGACGCCGCGGTCCACGCACTTCCTGCACACTTCCTGCACAGCAGGCGAAGGAGAGAGAACACACGATGTCCACACTTGAAATCAAGGACCTGCACGTCAGCATCGACACCGAGCAGGGCAACGTCCCCATCCTCAAGGGCGTCACGCTGACCATCAACACCGGTGAGACCCACGCCATCATGGGTCCCAACGGCTCCGGCAAGTCGACCCTCGCCTCGACGATCGCCGGCCACCCCCGGTACAAGGTCGACAGCGGATCGATCACGCTCGACGGCGAGGACGTCCTGTCCATGAGCGTCGACGAGCGCGCCCGCGCCGGCCTCTTCCTCGCCATGCAGTACCCGGTCGAGGTCCCCGGCGTCACCATGACCAACTTCCTGCGCACGGCCAAGACCGCGCTCGACGGCGAAGCCCCGAGCCTGCGGCACTGGACCAAGGACGTCAAGAACGCCATGGCCCAGCTGCGCATCGACGCCGACTTCGCCCAGCGCAACGTCAACGAGGGCTTCTCCGGCGGCGAGAAGAAGCGCGTGGAGATCCTGCAGCTGGAGCTCTTCCGTCCGAAGTTCTCGATCCTCGACGAGACCGATTCCGGTCTCGACGTCGACGCCCTGAAGGTGGTCTCCGAGGGAGTCAACCGCGAGCACTCGAAGGGCGAGATGGGCACGCTGCTCATCACGCACTACACGCGGATCCTGCGCTACATCAAGCCGGACTTCGTGCACGTCTTCGTTGCGGGCCGGATCGCCGAGGAGGGTGGCCCGGAACTCGCGGACCGCCTCGAGGAAGAGGGCTACGATCGGTTCACGGCGCAGTCCGCGGTCGAGGCCTAGGACCACTGTCCCGGCGCCCCGGCGTGCCGATCGCTTTGACCATCGCCTGAAAGGAAGAGTCGCATGAGTGATGTACAGCAGGCGCAGACCGCGCTGGACGACATCGAGGAAGCCCTGCGGGACGTGATCGACCCGGAACTCGGCGTGAACGTCGTGGACCTCGGTCTCCTGTACGGCCTGAACTACGCGGAGGACGGCGCCCTCCTGATCGACATGACGCTCACCACCGCGGCCTGCCCGCTGACCGACGTGCTCGAGGAGCAGGTCGGCCAGGCGCTGGACGGCGTCGTGGACGAGTGGCGGCTGAACTGGGTGTGGATGCCGCCGTGGGGTCCCGAGCGGATCACCGAGGACGGCCGCGACCAGATGCGTGCCCTCGGCTTCAACATCTGAGGTCGAACGCAGGCGTGCTGCCCGCGGGAAGGGCGGTTCCGGCATGCGCCGGGACCGCCCTTCCGTCATCGGGCCGTCATCGGTCAGGAGAGGGACCGGGAGGGACCGGGACGTCACAACGTGGGGCCGGCGCCCGTGCCGCAGCGGCGAGGCCCGGGTCGCACCCCGAGCCACAGACGGGCCTCACCTGCCCTGGCGGCCGTCCTCCTCGGCGTCGCCCAGGCCCCGAGCGGCGAGGGCCTCACCCGTGCGGTGGGCGTAGGCCACGGCGCCGACGACCAGCGGCGTGACCGCGACGCGCGGATTCCGGTCGAGCCCGCGTGCCCGGGCCGCGTCGCGGACGTCGACGAACAGGCCCGCGAGGTAGGGGATGCTGCGCAGCATGATGGACAGCGCCAGGGCGAACCGTTCCGGATCGGCGCCCACCACGCGGAACGGCCGCGCCAGCCGCGCCACGCCGTCGAGCAGGTCCTGCAGCGGCGTCGTCAGCGTCACGGCCCGCGCCGCGAGCAGGCATGCCGCGATGCCCCCCACCACGGCGAACGCCTGCGGCCACCCCTGGAACAGGCCCTGATAGAGCGCGAGGATCCCCAGCACGGGCGCCGCCGGCAGGAGCATCCTGAGGACGCGCGCCGGGGAGCACCGCGCTCCGAGGGTCAGGGCGCCGAGGGTGAGCACGAGGGCGACGGCGCTGGTCGCCGGCGACCGCCAGGCGACCACGACGACGGTGCAGGCGAGGGCCGCGACGGCCTTGACCGGCAGCGGCGTCCGGTACAGGAAGCCGGAGCCGGGCC
This genomic interval from Arthrobacter agilis contains the following:
- a CDS encoding heme o synthase; translation: MKTQQAPAPARSPQARQGFGRKAKAYLALTKPRVIELLLVTTLPTMIFAQGGFPPLGLILATMVGGALAAGSAGAFNCYIDRDIDKLMHRTENRPLVTGEVTPREALAFSWILGLVAIAVLWFGANPLAGMLGVAAIFLYVVVYTLVLKRRTSQNIVWGGAAGCMPVLIAWAAVTHSVEWPAVVLFLIIFLWTPPHYWPLSMKYGDDYRAASVPMLGAIAGARVVSVQVVLYAWAMVACSLLLIPAGAGWVYSVAALVGGAWFIRESHRLYSLAQQGELSPKAAMKVFHGSISYLTVLFLALAIDPFVGSAVLA
- a CDS encoding helix-turn-helix transcriptional regulator; this translates as MTASPRAASDPAAGAPAGRTAQIVSPDPDERTRDRVLSAVLERGPVSAAELGDGLGFTPAAMRRHLDALWQDGLIEVKQARSSATGAGRPARRYVLSQRGQAKMGNDYLDIATAALAQLGAAAGPEAIEEFARLRFSGMEERYRPLVEAAGPDLEARARALAAALSADGFVGSTKTVGLPQGRGTRVLPAGRPVMLSVQLCQGHCPIQGLASAFPAFCEQETGVFARLLGVDVRRLSTLAAGGHVCTTHIPLGRTTAVPAPGTPDASGPAAPPAEPAAASPSNPATLSIHQQGRP
- a CDS encoding ABC transporter ATP-binding protein; protein product: MPTPPPALEIDGLIKDFGPVGALDGRMVRVLEGVSLSAERGAVTVLLGANGAGKTTTLECAQGLQRADGGTVRLLGEDPYRATPHLRARVGVMLQDGGLPPSVRPLALLKHVASMYSSPLPVDALAERLGLDEFGTVSIRRLSGGQKQRLALACALVGRPEVVFLDEPSAGLDPQSRTIVFELIRELRADGLAVILTTHLLDDAQKLADYVYILEGGRTVAEGTVAALTADQDADGMRELRFEAVPGLTIPPDLLPHLHQREDEPGQYVLRGALTAADIAHLARWWDARGVMPTAISMAPRSLEDVFLDISGRSIR
- the tkt gene encoding transketolase, yielding MPQTQQQELTWTELDQKAVDTVRVLAADAVEKVGNGHPGTAMSLAPAAYLLFQRLMRHDPTDAEWTGRDRFVLSPGHTSLTLYIQLFLSGYGLEIADLQALRTWGSLTPGHPEYRHTRGVEITTGPLGQGLSTAVGFAYGQRRQRGMFDPDAPAGTSPFDHNIWVIASDGDLQEGVTSEASSLAGHQQLGSLVVLYDENHISIEDDTDIAFTEDVLKRYEAYGWHTQRVDWTKTGEYVEDVAELYTALLAAKNETSRPSIVSLRTIIGYPAPNKQNTGKIHGSALGKDEVAALKEALGFDPDKHFDVDPEVLEHARGVVGRGAEAHSAWQEGFDSWKAGHAEEAALLERIQERRLPDGWEASLPTFEAGKDMSTRAASGKVLTAIGPALPELWGGSADLAESNNTTIEGAASFVPENRQTKAWSGGPYGRVLHFGIREHAAAAIVNGIVMHSSTRAFSGTFLIFSDYQRPAVRLGALMGVPAVYVWTHDSIGLGEDGPTHQPVEQLSSLRTVPGLDVVRPGDANEVAVAWRTILENTKNPAGIVLTRQNIPTYERGDGAAEGDTFGSAEGVARGGYVLAEARNGSPDVILIGTGSEVQLAVEAREALEAQGIAARVVSMPCLEWFNAQDAGYRESVLPRALRARVSVEAGVSQSWHGIVGDAGRSVSLEHFGASADYKTLYREFGITADAVVAAAKDSLEAVSADPLAPNGTAAMPSGERATETGDQQ
- a CDS encoding COX15/CtaA family protein, which encodes MTFPVLSRIPDTLPRTTTPLVRRLAVASLVSQIAIVVTGGAVRLTASGLGCPEWPRCTPDSIITTPEMGFHGVIEFGNRLLTFVLVVIAVAMIVAVLGMRRERKDLFRLSVGLFLGIPAQAVIGGITVWTGLNPWIVGLHFVVSMVLVALATVLVNRARLTTADYRERRAPAAPPLLRRLLVIAAVLTSVAVLLGVVVTGSGPHAGDHGAARNGLDALLVTRLHALPVYLLVATVALAVVVAYRDRVHGALRKALVMLAAIVVAQGVIGYTQHFLHLPIALVALHMLGASLLMAAAVHALYTGTTTKPLPATATRAGERQSVA
- a CDS encoding ABC transporter permease, which produces MTTSAAARPSSPGTAAPLAARVLRHGGYEALAMLRNGEQLVLAIVLPLLALTALVITPLLDAYGPSRIDIAAPGVLALCTMSTAFTGQGIATGFDRRYGVLRFLSTTPLGRSGLILGKAVAVAAVLAVQLVVIGGAALLMGWSPRPEGLLPAALLLLIGSAAFTALGLLVAGTLRPEATLAVTNLVWILLAAAGGVIIPAASLPAAAEPFVAVLPSAALGDGLRDALLDGVLDPIPCLVLLAWATLASLAAIRWFKWS
- a CDS encoding dihydrodipicolinate synthase family protein; this encodes MDFTGLIAYPITPFDAEGFVSHDDLRGLVSGLAASGIDAVTVLGSSGSFAYLERSERAQVARTAIEAMDGRLPVAVGISSVGTREVLDAAVDAQAAGADGLVLSPVSYVPLTDDEVLAQVRAVCAVTDLPVCLYNNPGTTQFDYSLRVVAELSALPQVVAFKDTAADAETFNARHAELAPLVGDGFSHGVSGDLLMLTGEVAADAWHSGPAALLPTYYGRLRAAVVAGDRAETERVRSVLGPLVDHVAGLRKISGLHLLARACGIAAGDPRPPLLPSPGSELRELGRLLDLLEAEFQDR